GGCAATTGTGTATGTTTTTGTCGTCGAGCAACTCACAAGTTTTACCAAAATCCCTtggtttccttttcttctttcctgctctcttttcctGACCTTTTATCTTTTCATCGTAACAGGTTGGACCCaaaggccattttttttttaacagcagtAGCGATACCCTATTTGCTAATTTCTCCTCGTTGCACAACCTTAATTTGCTCCTCAGGACAATGTACTATGAGGATCAACGGGAggtagaaaaatagaaaagcccACCAGCAAAACAGAACCAGCCACGAGAACGAGAGAATCTCGTCTCCGTTGGGCAACCtcgtttatttcctgcctttacAGGAAGTGACACGGCAGATGCTGAGGAGCGGCTGATGAACCACCTCCTGAACGGCTCGCGCTACAACAATTTGATCCGCCCGGCCTTCAACTCCTCACAGCTGGTGGTGATAGAACTGCAGGTGTCGTTGGCTCAGCTTATAAATGTGGTAagtcttgggttgccagctctgggaagatacctggagatgtggggggcggagcctgaggagggtggggtccagagaggggagggacttcagtggcgtAGAATGGCATTGAGTccgcctttcaaagcagccattttctccaggggtagaCTGGGCAATCCGAATCCTATCAGATTTTGGGAGCCAAGTAGAGCCGACCCTCTACTtagatctccaaggatttgggtgagaGTTTAAATGTATTGGGTGGCCGTATCGCTTGTGTTTTCTATCTACGTTGATGTTATTAGGACAACCAGTTCTATAAAATGGATATTCTTCCATCTACTGGAAATTCAGAAGGTACTCTTTACCCAGGATTTTGACTGAGAGCGTGCATCTTTTAAGTAGTGTCCCCAGCTCGGggttgggaaatttgtggagatgttgggggggagACTGAGGAGGGTACACAATGGCTAAAAGCCACTGCAGAAGCCATGTGTTCCTTGTGGCGCTCTGGctactgggcaaaactctatggttgaatttgcttcaaaccatagagttctgcccccaaaccagagtgtcgcCCCCTGACAATGAAAAAGATGAAACCTTTCGGTCAAAAGCCTGGGTAAAGAACGTGTTCTGAATTTCCAGTAGAAGGAAGAGCTGGCGACTGCagtccccaacctggtgcccaCCAATTGTTTAAAAAAGGGAGCAGGACCAGGTGGGGGTTTAGGCCAGCTGGGCTTCAGATTGGCCCCTGGAGATcgtattggctgtgcagattttttaaaacacgtGTGACTGAACGTAAGCAGCAGTGgccatttttgtggctggctctgtctcccgtggtggccattttgtggttggctctgtctcctgcagcagccattttgtggttggctctgtctcctgcagcagccattttgtggttggctctgtctcctgcagcagccattttgtggttggctctgtctcctgcaacagccattttgcggctgcaCCCACCCACCACCTTGCGTCAGGATTCCAAAGGGTTACGCCATCCTGTCAGAACCCATTCTGCTCGcatttcccattccttttccttCCATCTCTTTTTGCCCTCTCCGAAAGCGGTCGGAGAGCATTAGCTTGGTCCCTGATGAGGAAGAACTGCCAAACCCAATCACTTTGAGGTTCTGTCTTGTCCATTAATTTGCTTGATTTCCAAGTTTTCAGAGGCTTCTTGCCCATTTGAGAGCTTTCCCCCTGACTGTCCAGCAAAATAGCCTAGAGCCAGGCTCCTCTGGTGGGCAGGAAACACGCtaatgtaatttaaaaacaacaagaagcGAAAGGTTGGGGTTTTTGAGAAATCTCTAATCTTCCCCTGAAGCCGCACAGCCCCTTTTAGCAATTTATAACTTCATGTTTACCTTTTAATATCAAAATAAATCCATCTAGGCAAAAGCCTGTTCTAGCTTTATTAATTTGGGCTCCCTCATTTATCTGTTAgcgatgggcagccatgttggcctgaagcaaaagAGCAGCCTTTGGGTCCAGTGGCTCTTTTAAGATCAACCAGATTTTCTTCTAGGTATATGGTTTCGTGAGCCAAGGACCCaaatcaaggtctttcccatcacccactgttTGGTCTTTTTagctagagatgccggggattgaaccggggacctcctgcctgccaagcagaggctctgctccTAAATCACAACTCCATTTTCTTACAAGGCATTTATCCGCCTGCATTTATAACACCGGGTAGTGGTCACAAGTGAGATTTTTGCTGCCGAATTCGACTACTACAACGAAtccgtgtctctctctctcctttcagaaCGAGCGTGAGCAGATCATGACGACCAACGTCTGGCTCAATCAGGTAAACATTCTGGCCGGTAGACATTGTTGTGCATCTTTTCCACCGCATAAACATCCTTTGGTCCAACAGAAAATGTTGTTTGCTCCACCATCCTCCTGAGAGCGATAACAACAattaaaatctgctcagggtgggtaacaagcaACACAAGGACAAAACACCGAAGTTAAATTTGCTTAACGTTGTCATTTAAAACATTATCATTCATGGGACGAAAATCCCAAGGGGAGAGGTTGTAGCCCGAGCCGATCTCCTGcattccttctccttcccctagCGGTCAGGCCGGCCTTATAGGGTAGATGTTATTTCTGGCCTCGACCACAAGCCTGggggaatagctctgttttgcacGGCCCTTTGGAGCTGGTTGAGGTCccgaagggccctgatctcctctttatttctttttaaggaaTGGACTGACTACCGCTTGGCTTGGGAACCTGCAGACTATGAAGGAATTAACAAGCTAAGGATCCCGGCGAAAAAGGTCTGGTTGCCGGACATCGTGCTTTACAACAAGTAAGTTGCAGCTTGTACGATGGTCTGTGTAGAGTAGGGATGCCGGTCCCCACTTGGGGCTGGGGGATGCCCTGGTTcggcctctttccctctcctttggGGGTTTAAGAAACTTGGGGAGATCCCCCTCCAACAGGCAAGAAGCCTGAAGGGGAAATGATGTTTCTACATCACCTGGAAATGATATAGCAACATCAGTGATGTGGGGGGGAACACTctagtttgggggcaaaactctatagtaagaagctaattctaccatagagttttgcccaaagacCAGAGCGTTGCCCTTTACGTCACTTTAGAAACATCACTTTCTCTCTTCTTCCATGTTTACAAGTCAGGGAATAATATGAACTGTACTGGAGGCCAGAACAGGGAATTTATAATCATGGCTGGGAATTCGGTACTGTTTTTGTTCAGTTCCTTCCCTGGCCGCACAGAAATAATTCCCGGTGGGAGCAGTCTTGTGGTTAGGTGGGAATACATCCATTTGCACCACATCCCCAAAGTGCAGCCAACCAGCCTTCGTGTTGCCGCCATAACCGCGATCTCTTCCCCTCGGTCTCTCCAGCGCCGATGGAACATACGAAGTGTCCGTGTACACGAACGTGATCGTGAAGAACAACGGCAGCATATTCTGGCTGCCCCCGGCCATCTACAAGAGCGCCTGCAAGATCGAAGTGAAGCACTTCCCTTTCGACCAGCAGAACTGCACCTTGAAATTCCGGTCGTGGACTTACGACTACACCGAAATCGACATGGTCCTGAAGACCGGCACAGCCAGCATGGACGATTTCACCCCCAGCGGCGAATGGGATATCGTGGCCCTCCCGGGGCGGAGGACCGTAAACGCCTTGGACCCCAATTACGTGGACGTGACCTACGACTTTATCATTAAGCGAAAGCCACTTTTTTACACGATTAACCTCATCATACCGTGCGTGCTCATAACATCCCTTGCCATCCTGGTGTTCTACCTCCCGTCGGACTGCGGGGAGAAGATGACCTTGTGCATCTCAGTTTTGCTCGCCTTGACCGTGTTCTTGCTGCTGATTTCCAAAATTGTCCCCCCGACCTCGCTCGACGTCCCtctgattgggaaatacctgatgtTCACAATGGTCCTTGTGACGTTCTCGATCGTCACCAGCGTTTGCGTGCTGAACGTCCACCACAGGTCGCCGAGTACGCACGCCATGCCGCCGTGGGTCAAGGTAGTCTTCCTGGAGAAGCTTCCCAACTTTCTCTTCATGCAGCGCCCGGAGAACAACTCGGCGCGGCAACGGATGTACAACCGGAAGAAAACGAAGACGGAGTCCGTCTGCACCGACCTCTCTGACCTGTACAAGGGCTCGGCCTATTTTGTGAACACTGCCTCGGCCAAGAAGTACGACTTGAAACTTGCGGAGAACGCCGACCACGCCGGCAGCCATCAGGACGTCCGGCTGAGAACTTCAGCCAAGTTCTCTCCCGAAGTTCAAGAAGCTATCGAGGGGGTCAGTTTCATAGCGGACCACATGAGAAGTGAGGACAACAACGAGAGCGTGAGTATTGAGGGAAAGGTTTTCTGTTTACCGCGGTTTGAGCAGATCATTGTTGACTGGGATATCCAAATGCAGCATGCAGGGAGAACCAACCTAGGCTTGGTTCCCATCATTCTGTAGCTGGCATTCAAATAGACTGAACTCAGAATATTAAAACAAGTTTCCATAAAAGCGAAGctgaaaagcattaaaaaaaatatctgtcgaggaaagaagaaaaaaaagagagaatcttaTTGGATGCCTCCAGAGTCGAAGGAAAATATTgttaaaaagggagggaaagagagacgtTGATGCAATTGATACATTATTAAATGCATTTAActggcttcctttcttccttccaggTCGTTGAAGACTGGAAATATGTTGCCATGGTAGTGGACAGACTGTTTCTCTGGGTGTTTGTTGTCGTTTGCATTCTAGGGACCGTCGGCCTGTTCCTCCAGCCCCTTTTCCAAAACCACACCATTCCGGTGAACCCATAAAAATGGCTGACTCCAACGACAACCTCAATGGCTTTTACTCCCCCGGCGGGTGGTGTGCAGAAGTTCCCAAAATGTTATTTCAGAATCCGGTCATTCAAATTGCCCAGATTTTCTACCAATGAATATCCTCCATAATTTTAAGTTTTAATTTCCCTATTTAATGCGGGCTTATATCCAAACTGTTTTTCTGGGCCCGTAACCACTTTCTAATATGCACTTCCGACCCCCATCCATAAACATGTACGGCATCATCACCTGTGAACCATGACTGAACAACTGCTTTTGTGGAACAACAGGTAAGGCACCAGACGATGGATCCGGACCAGGTCTTCTGGGTTCTACAGGCCCAGAACAATTTGCCCGTTTGGACAAATTATCCGCATGCTTGGATCGTTCAAGTAGATATAAGCAAAAACACATCTGTCAAATCACTGTTGACTTGGGTCACAACTTGCTCTGGATGGGGAAATactgggaatttgggggtggggtttgaaCCCGTGGAGGGCGGGGcttagggagggcagggacctcagctgcCATAGAGCCCCCGtaccaaaggggccattttctccagggtaactaaTCTCCATTGCTTGGAGATCTGTctaataacaggagatctccagtcccccccGGTAACCCTATTGCTGACCCCTGTTCCCCAGCTCACACAGACGTCTCCTAATCACTTACCAAATATGAACTAGTAATGCCTCTTATGAACCTCTCAAGATGGGAGTGCCAAATAAATATCCAAGCAGCTAACCGAGACACGCCCTGTAGGCCAGGAGGGTGAACTTCATTTGGCTTCTTTCAGGAAAGGGCATTACGTGTCCACGTTACCTTTTTATTATGTTCattataactttttttttaaaggtcttttcTATAAAAGCGGGAGGGGTTTATCTGTGTGAAATATCGGCCTTGCTGTTTGCACAGGGACTGtctattaaaatggtattttatttaaaatatatatttccagAGTGGGTGTGCTTTCTTTGAGGTGGGGAGGGCCTCCGTGGTTCCAATATGTGATTTACAATCCGTTACAATGCGTTTATTCGTCGTTTTTAAGCAACAAAGAGATAATCAAAAGCAAATGGGGCAATCCACAGAAACACTCAAACGTCTGTCTCTCCTGATCTTACTGTTCCTTCGACTCAAAAGTCTAGAACAAAACAAGATCCAGGCAATCCTCTCAACTAAGAAACTGCTAGGGGAGTTTACCAATCCtcatctataaaaaaaaaaactggatgaTTTTTCGAGATGATGAATTCACATAACCTATTAAGACAGAGGACAAATGGCTTTCTCTCAAGTCGGACCAGATTTCACTCTGTAATAGATTACGTTATTCcctccttcttccaaggagctcagagtggccTATATGGTCCTCTCATCCCCTTTcattcccacaacaaccctgcaaggtgggcaAGCAGAAAAAGGAATGCCTGCCCCGAGTTTCCTCAGCAAGATTCACAGTAGTATGTGGCTTTACACCAAAAATCTCCCGAGAGCATAACCTGACACGCTACACTGATTCCCTGCCTATGCCTGACATCCCCATTTCACACGGTTGTCTTAAAGGGGCGACAGAAACAATCAAGCCAATATGAGATCCAGGAATTCAATCAGGATCCAGACACTTTAACTCCAACACAAAGAGCTGCTGATTTCCAGGGCGGAGAAACATGCCACGTTCACAGCAGGGTCTGTCTGCTCACCCCCAGTCTGAATCCTGAAACTGCTTCTTTTCTGGGTCTCCTCACACACGGGGGACCACCGACTCACGTGCAGCAAGTGCGGCTTGCTGGAAGAGCCAACGGCCTGTCATCCGCAGACCGGGGAAGGCCTTTCTCTGGTGGAGACTTCTAAGCCGGATCGATAGCCCACCTTGGTACACTGCAAAGTTGCTCCTGAGTGATTCAAAGTGCTTTTCGACCTTCCTGCTGAGCAACCAATATTGAGCTCTCAGGATTAGGAGCTAGGGTTTCCGAGCGGTGCATTTTGACTACGAGGACAAATcaaagttctcacagagctctctccaccctacccacctcacagggtgcctgttgcggggagagcaagggaaggcgattgtcagatgctttgagacacgtgaggccttCTGAGGGGCCATGGGCCAGTCAGACTCTGACACCGCCCGCCCTCTTCCTATCAGCTTTCCTCATTGACCCGTTTTCACACATGAAATTGGGCTCCCTGTGGGTGGGcggtagttctgagttcctgcattgtgcagggggttggactagatgacttttggaggacccttccaactcgaCGATTTGATCCGTAAAAGAAAACGAACCCACCAACATCAATGAGTTCAATAGTGGGGtccgtagggatgccagcctccaggtgggacctggggatcccccagaattccagctcctctccaggtgacagaaatcagtcccccgggagaaaagggctgcttgggagggtggtccCTCTCCCTAGCATTATCCTCCCCTGaggtcccaccccaaatcccaccttttcccagctccacccccaaagtctccaggtctttcccaacccagagatggcaaccctagggggTCCCACCAGGTCACCCTCGGCCCCAGAGGGCTTCTTGGGGCGCCGGACGAaaatcctcctctcccccttgccGATATATCCATTTCGCGTGGAATTCAATTATCCCCGTTTTCATTCAACAGCACCTTGTTCGGGCAGCTCCACTGGGAAGCCGAGATGCCCGTTCAAATCCTGCACATGCAGGCAGGCACAAAAGCTCTTAATGTTATCAGATTACCGGCTCTGCGTATGCCTCAACGGGCAGCCCCCCCTTCTCTGTCTGGGAGGGCCCTCGAAGAGCGCTTGAGTGCTTATGATAGCCACACACAATTTGTCCGGGATTCTCCTCTCGATCCATGTGGACGGCcggagaaagaggcagggctgCACAATACTAAGGCAGGTTTCCGATACCGGACTTTTTCTCCGGATCTCCGTGGCCAGGATTACCTCCGTCTGAATCCGAGCTGTCTCTTTTTTGTAGGTTTCCGAGCCATGCTGCTAACTAAACCTCTGTCTACCAGGTTCTCTTGACAGGCAGTGTATCAAAACGCCATGGGGAGCCCAGTCCGGCTGCTTCTGATGGCTGCAATTCACTTCTTCGTGAAAGGTAAGGGACACCTCTGTCTTTTGGCAGGACGGGAGGGGGTGGCCGTCTGTTGTGAACAAACCAGACCCTGGCACCGAACGCCAGCCGGAGCGGAATCCGAGTGATGCGTTTGACAGTGCGCTGTAAAATTCAGATTTGTTTCTGGGCTGCTCCCATTCCTGGTCTCTTTTTTGGCAAGCAAACAGGCTGACTTAGGAACGGCGAGCAATTCTTGTGCATCATTGAAATAAAGCAGGGCAGGGGACTTTCACGCGGTGGAAAATCCAAGTGGGTTGCAAAGGGCAGAAAGAGTTATGTTGTTCATAAACTGCACGGAGACATTGTTAATCGCTGTTCCGTTCTGGCTATT
This window of the Paroedura picta isolate Pp20150507F chromosome 18, Ppicta_v3.0, whole genome shotgun sequence genome carries:
- the CHRNB4 gene encoding neuronal acetylcholine receptor subunit beta-4 isoform X2 translates to MNHLLNGSRYNNLIRPAFNSSQLVVIELQVSLAQLINVNEREQIMTTNVWLNQEWTDYRLAWEPADYEGINKLRIPAKKVWLPDIVLYNNADGTYEVSVYTNVIVKNNGSIFWLPPAIYKSACKIEVKHFPFDQQNCTLKFRSWTYDYTEIDMVLKTGTASMDDFTPSGEWDIVALPGRRTVNALDPNYVDVTYDFIIKRKPLFYTINLIIPCVLITSLAILVFYLPSDCGEKMTLCISVLLALTVFLLLISKIVPPTSLDVPLIGKYLMFTMVLVTFSIVTSVCVLNVHHRSPSTHAMPPWVKVVFLEKLPNFLFMQRPENNSARQRMYNRKKTKTESVCTDLSDLYKGSAYFVNTASAKKYDLKLAENADHAGSHQDVRLRTSAKFSPEVQEAIEGVSFIADHMRSEDNNESVVEDWKYVAMVVDRLFLWVFVVVCILGTVGLFLQPLFQNHTIPVNP
- the CHRNB4 gene encoding neuronal acetylcholine receptor subunit beta-4 isoform X1, which translates into the protein MPPELSPSPVPHAPETHLPCPQQSRLPPPLPAMRNTSRLFCFFAVVASFMKGSDTADAEERLMNHLLNGSRYNNLIRPAFNSSQLVVIELQVSLAQLINVNEREQIMTTNVWLNQEWTDYRLAWEPADYEGINKLRIPAKKVWLPDIVLYNNADGTYEVSVYTNVIVKNNGSIFWLPPAIYKSACKIEVKHFPFDQQNCTLKFRSWTYDYTEIDMVLKTGTASMDDFTPSGEWDIVALPGRRTVNALDPNYVDVTYDFIIKRKPLFYTINLIIPCVLITSLAILVFYLPSDCGEKMTLCISVLLALTVFLLLISKIVPPTSLDVPLIGKYLMFTMVLVTFSIVTSVCVLNVHHRSPSTHAMPPWVKVVFLEKLPNFLFMQRPENNSARQRMYNRKKTKTESVCTDLSDLYKGSAYFVNTASAKKYDLKLAENADHAGSHQDVRLRTSAKFSPEVQEAIEGVSFIADHMRSEDNNESVVEDWKYVAMVVDRLFLWVFVVVCILGTVGLFLQPLFQNHTIPVNP